A single region of the Triticum dicoccoides isolate Atlit2015 ecotype Zavitan chromosome 2B, WEW_v2.0, whole genome shotgun sequence genome encodes:
- the LOC119368290 gene encoding transcription factor MYB41-like, with amino-acid sequence MGRSPCCCRDADVKKGPWTEEEDKTLVEHIKKHGGKVGSWRGLPKSAGLNRCGKSCRLRWTNYLRPDIKRGNFTDEEERLIITLHAGLGNKWSTIATHLEGRTDNEIKNYWNTHIRKKLLRMGVDPVTHQQLPPDQSHRHLNATSIAHLPEALLWAAAAASLSSLDTGALMQAQLLQQLIPAIGSNYGTSGLIANLAAANAMQNSSGSMVPDLLLEDQMNCLQPGYLCNTSNFAEQHVVQEQLTNDTSPGTSSFAAAEQADELCNTAASFASHHVAPVGDSAGDWSPSQEFAGLLEPMMELPDLRSLESDSFWKEILEDSYRL; translated from the exons ATGGGGAGGTCGCCGTGCTGCTGCCGCGACGCCGACGTGAAGAAAGGGCCATGGACGGAGGAGGAGGACAAGACGCTGGTGGAGCACATCAAGAAGCACGGCGGGAAGGTCGGCAGCTGGCGCGGCCTGCCCAAGTCCGCCGGCCTCAACCGCTGCGGCAAGAGCTGCCGCCTCCGGTGGACCAACTATCTCCGCCCCGACATCAAGCGCGGCAACTTCACCGACGAAGAGGAGCGCCTCATCATCACCCTCCACGCCGGCCTCGGCAACAA GTGGTCGACGATCGCGACGCACCTGGAGGGCCGGACAGATAACGAGATCAAGAACTACTGGAATACGCACATCCGCAAGAAGCTCCTGCGCATGGGCGTCGACCCAGTGACGCACCAGCAGCTGCCACCCGACCAGAGCCACCGCCACCTCAACGCCACCTCCATCGCCCACCTCCCCGAGGCGCTCCTCTGGGCCGCGGCAGCCGCGAGCCTCAGCAGCCTGGACACCGGCGCCCTCATGCAGGCGCAGCTCCTACAGCAGCTCATCCCGGCCATTGGATCCAACTATGGCACCAGCGGCCTCATCGCCAACCTAGCTGCAGCAAACGCAATGCAAAACTCAAGCGGTAGCATGGTTCCGGACCTTCTACTGGAGGACCAGATGAACTGCCTGCAGCCGGGTTACCTCTGCAACACCTCCAATTTTGCAGAGCAGCacgtggtgcaggagcagctgaccaACGACACGTCTCCGGGAACGAGCTCCTTTGCAGCAGCTGAACAGGCTGATGAGCTCTGCAACACTGCAGCTTCATTTGCATCGCATCATGTTGCACCTGTGGGTGACTCCGCGGGTGACTGGTCGCCGTCGCAGGAGTTCGCTGGCTTGctggagcccatgatggagcttccCGATCTGCGCTCTCTGGAAAGTGATTCTTTCTGGAAGGAAATACTGGAGGACAGCTACCGTTTGTAG
- the LOC119368291 gene encoding transcription factor MYB93-like, with product MGRSPCCSHDAGVKKGPWTEEEDKTLVEHIQKRGGNVGGWRGLPKTAGLNRCGKSCRLRWTNYLCPDIKRGNFTEDEERLIITLHASLGNKWATIATHLEGRTDNEIKNYWNTHIRKKLLRMGVDPVTHQQLPPNQSHHHLPEALLWAAAAASLGGMDTGALMQAQLLQQLLRTIGSNNDATNLVANLAAANAVLNSSGSMVPNLLLQDQMNCLQPGYLCNTSNFAEQHVVQQHLTNDTSPGTSSFAAAEQADQLCNTAASFAPHDAAPQLPAQEFACLLEPMTELPDLCSLESDSFWKEILEDSYRL from the exons ATGGGGAGGTCGCCGTGCTGCTCCCACGACGCCGGCGTGAAGAAAGGGCCATGGACGGAGGAGGAGGACAAGACTTTGGTGGAGCACATCCAGAAGCGCGGCGGGAACGTCGGCGGCTGGCGTGGCCTGCCCAAGACCGCCGGGCTGAACCGCTGCGGTAAGAGCTGCCGTCTCCGGTGGACCAACTACCTCTGCCCCGACATCAAGCGCGGCAACTTCACCGAGGACGAAGAGCGCCTCATCATCACCCTCCATGCCAGCCTCGGGAACAA GTGGGCGACGATCGCGACTCATCTGGAGGGCCGGACAGACAACGAGATCAAGAACTACTGGAACACGCACATCCGGAAGAAGCTCCTGCGCATGGGCGTCGACCCAGTGACGCACCAGCAACTGCCACCCAACCAGAGCCACCACCACCTCCCCGAGGCGCTCCtctgggcggcggcggccgcgagcCTGGGCGGCATGGACACCGGCGCTCTCATGCAGGCTCAGCTTCTGCAGCAGCTCCTCCGGACGATAGGCTCTAACAACGACGCAACTAACCTCGTAGCCAACCTGGCTGCAGCAAACGCAGTGCTGAACTCAAGCGGAAGCATGGTTCCCAACCTCCTGCTCCAGGACCAGATGAACTGCCTGCAGCCGGGTTACCTCTGCAACACCTCCAATTTTGCAGAGCAGCATGTGGTGCAGCAGCATCTCACCAATGACACGTCTCCGGGAACGAGCTCCTTTGCAGCAGCTGAACAGGCTGATCAGCTCTGCAACACCGCAGCTTCATTTGCACCCCATGATGCTGCACCGCAGCTTCCCGCGCAGGAGTTCGCTTGCTTGCTGGAGCCCATGACAGAGCTGCCCGATCTGTGCTCTCTGGAGAGTGATTCTTTCTGGAAGGAGATATTGGAGGACAGCTACCGTTTGTAG